The genomic stretch GGAATCTCCTGGATTTGGAGCCAGGAGCGGATCACGTGGAGCATCTTCACGAACTGGGAGAAGACGAGCACCTTGTGTCCGCCGGCGATGATGTCCGTGACGAGATCCTTGAAGGCGTCGAACTTGCCGGAAGGCAGGTTCGTGGAGACGCCGGGCATGTCCAGCCGGAGCAGGCGCGGGTGGCAGCAGATCTGGCGCAGCTTGAGCAGGGCGTCCAGGATGGACATCTGGCTTTTGGCCATGCCCTTCTCGTCCACGTCGCGCAGCACCTGGTCCTTGAGCTTGCGCGCCAGGGCGTTGTAGAGTTCGCGCTGCTCGTCCACGAGTTCGCAGTAATGCGTGGTCTCGATCTTGGGCGGCAGATCCTTGGCCACCTCGCTCTTGGTCCGGCGCAGGATGAAGGGCTTGACCCGCGTGCGCAGGTAGTCGAGCGTCTCCTCGTCGCCGTCCTTGATGGGCTTGACGATGCCGCGCTGGAAGGAATGCTGCGAGCCGAGGAAGCCGGGCATGAGGAATTCGAACAGGCTCCAGAGCTCGAAGAGGTTGTTTTCGATGGGCGTTCCCGAAAGGCAAAGCTTCATGTCCGAATCCAGCTTGCGCACGCTGCGCGCGGTGATGGTGTTCGGGTTCTTGATGTTCTGGGCCTCGTCGAGAATCACGCAGGAATAGCGGTACTTGAGCAGCTCGTCCAGGTCGCGCCGGAGCAGCGCGTAGGTCGTGATGATCAGGTGCGCGTCCTTGATCTGGCCGAAGAGGTCGTCGCGCTTGGCGCCGTAGATGGTCAGCCGCGTCAGTTCCGGCACGAATTTCTGCGCTTCGCGTTCCCAGTTGGGCAGCACGGACGTGGGCACGATGATCAGGTTCGGGCCGTTGGCGCCCGTGTTGACCAGATGCTGGATGAACGAAAGGGTCTGGATGGTTTTTCCGAGGCCCATCTCGTCCGCGAGGATGCCGCCGAAGCCGTATTCGCGCAGGAAGTTCAGGTAGGAAAGGCCCTGCACCTGATACGGGCGCAGGGTGGCCGTCAGGCCGCGCGGCTGGTCGATGGCGCGGATTTCTTGAAAGTTGTTGATCTTTTCACGCAGCTTGACGAAGTGCTCGTCGGTCTGCACGCGTGGCAGGTCTTCCAGCAGCTTTTCGAGCACCGGGGCTTCGAACTGCTGAAAGGTCGTCTGGATGGGCTTGTCCGGGTCGAAGCCGAGCACCTTGAGGCGGTGGCCCAGCTTCTTGAGCCAGGATTCGGGCAGACTGGTGTAGGAACCGTCCTTGAGCTGCACGTAGCGCTTGCCCTCGGTCCAGGCCTTCCAGATCACGTCGATGGGTACCTTCTGGTCGCCGTATTCCACGGTCAGGTCCAGGTTGAACCACTTGTTCTCTTCGTCCGTCTCGATTTCGGCGGTGATTTCGGGCTTGGAGAGCCGGACCTTGTAGCGTGTCAGGTTCTTCTCGCCGAAGACGCGATAGGCCTGGACGAGCACGGGGTAGTGGTCGAGCAGGAACTTGATGGCCTCTTCCTGCTCCATGAACCAGGTGTGGTTGTTGCGCGCCTGGAAGCCCATGTCCGTAAGCTCGGCGATGAGCTGGGCCTCTTCGTTCTGTGCGCGGCGGATGAGGTAGGACTTGCCGTCCATGTGGTAGGAGCCGGTTTGCAGGTCCGGGTTCGGACCGGGCAGGGCCACCTCGCCGTCGTTGGTGTCGTAGATGTTCGTGACCTTGAGGGTCAGCAGGCTGCCTTCCTCGTCGAGGAAGAGCTTGGGGTTGTATTCGGCATCGGCGAAGATCGGCCCCATGCGTTCCAGGAAGTCTTCGTGCCCGTAGAGGTCGGAAACGGGGATGCGCGTCCAGACTCTGTCCAGGAATTCGGAAATGTCCGCGTGGGGAATGACCGGATCCTGCTCGACCATCTCCTGGACGAGTTCCGGGTCCAGTCCGGTCTGCACGGGATAGAAGGCATTCTTGCGGAAGAGCCAGAGCGGCATGCGTCCGTAGAAGAAGACCTCTTCCTCGTCCATGATCGAGAAGGGAACCTTGCCTTCGCGGGCCAGGAGGATGTCGAAGGAGAGCCCCGATTCCGACAGCTGCGGCGAGAGCTTCAGCTGCATGGTCTTGTTCTCGATGCGCACGGGCTGGTCCGTCTCGCGCAGATAGAGATAGTATTCGTTCTTGATGGCCCTGAAGAACCAGGAATGCAGTCCGGCGGGCAGTTCGACCCGGTGGCCCATGTAGTCGAGGTAATGGCCGATCAGCTCCGCCACCACGGGCAGGGAGGGCGACATTTCGCTCCAGTCCGGATTGTCCACGATCTGCTGGAGGTCGATGGGATTCTGGACCTGGGAGATGCCGGACTTGTTCTGGCGGGCGCGGAAAAAGGCCACCTGGAGGCGGCCCGGCTCCGGATAGAGCCGAAAAATGAGGTAATGCTTGCCCGCTTCGGGTTCCAGCTCCGTGGCGAAGAAGGAGCGGAAGCTCTGATGCCAGTCCGCCTTGGGCCGGGGAATGTCCTCCTCGGCTTCGGAATCGAAGGAGCGGATCAGCTTGAGGGCCACGGCGCCGATGTGGCGGCAATAGCCCGCGAAGGAGTCCGGGCAGTTGCAGAAGGCGTTGGCCGTACGGTCGTGCAGATTGATTCCGAGCTGCGGGCCGTAGTTCTGCAAGTCCTCGCCCTGGACCTGTCCCTCGCACTCCCAGTATTGGTCGCGACGATGCAGGTCGAGTTTGTTCACCCCA from Paucidesulfovibrio longus DSM 6739 encodes the following:
- a CDS encoding DEAD/DEAH box helicase → MSGDEAVVKEILQSFVRNTIPEYILEGSQEIVDTGGVNKLDLHRRDQYWECEGQVQGEDLQNYGPQLGINLHDRTANAFCNCPDSFAGYCRHIGAVALKLIRSFDSEAEEDIPRPKADWHQSFRSFFATELEPEAGKHYLIFRLYPEPGRLQVAFFRARQNKSGISQVQNPIDLQQIVDNPDWSEMSPSLPVVAELIGHYLDYMGHRVELPAGLHSWFFRAIKNEYYLYLRETDQPVRIENKTMQLKLSPQLSESGLSFDILLAREGKVPFSIMDEEEVFFYGRMPLWLFRKNAFYPVQTGLDPELVQEMVEQDPVIPHADISEFLDRVWTRIPVSDLYGHEDFLERMGPIFADAEYNPKLFLDEEGSLLTLKVTNIYDTNDGEVALPGPNPDLQTGSYHMDGKSYLIRRAQNEEAQLIAELTDMGFQARNNHTWFMEQEEAIKFLLDHYPVLVQAYRVFGEKNLTRYKVRLSKPEITAEIETDEENKWFNLDLTVEYGDQKVPIDVIWKAWTEGKRYVQLKDGSYTSLPESWLKKLGHRLKVLGFDPDKPIQTTFQQFEAPVLEKLLEDLPRVQTDEHFVKLREKINNFQEIRAIDQPRGLTATLRPYQVQGLSYLNFLREYGFGGILADEMGLGKTIQTLSFIQHLVNTGANGPNLIIVPTSVLPNWEREAQKFVPELTRLTIYGAKRDDLFGQIKDAHLIITTYALLRRDLDELLKYRYSCVILDEAQNIKNPNTITARSVRKLDSDMKLCLSGTPIENNLFELWSLFEFLMPGFLGSQHSFQRGIVKPIKDGDEETLDYLRTRVKPFILRRTKSEVAKDLPPKIETTHYCELVDEQRELYNALARKLKDQVLRDVDEKGMAKSQMSILDALLKLRQICCHPRLLRLDMPGVSTNLPSGKFDAFKDLVTDIIAGGHKVLVFSQFVKMLHVIRSWLQIQEIPFTYLDGASKDRFEQVDRFNDDPNIPIFLISLKAGGTGLNLTSADYVIHYDPWWNPAVENQATDRTHRIGQKRQVFAYKMICQNTVEEKILKLQEQKKDVAEAIIPGQSALKSLTRDDLEMLFEI